From the Lolium rigidum isolate FL_2022 chromosome 2, APGP_CSIRO_Lrig_0.1, whole genome shotgun sequence genome, one window contains:
- the LOC124691589 gene encoding F-box/kelch-repeat protein SKIP4-like: MESAVLETPLLHGLPDEIALLCLARVPRHCHNALRCVSRRWKALLCSEEWHSYRKRNNLDESWIYVICRGTGCKCYVLAPDPATRTLKVIRVMEPPCSAREGISIEALDRRLFLLGGCSWLKDANDEVYCYDASSNSWSKAAPMPTARCYFVSAALKDKLYVTGGLGLTDKSPNSWDIYDKATESWFAHKNPMLTPDIVKFVALGGELVTIHKAAWNKMYFAGIYNPVDQTWRGTANEIALCWSGPTVVLDDGTLYMLDQSLGTKLMMWLNETKEWVMLGRLSDKLTRPPCDLVAIGRKIYVIGRGLSTVTVDVDTAARVDGFLVSTSTGPLMEHDFPPERCRVITI; the protein is encoded by the exons ATGGAATCTGCTGTCCTTGAGACCCCACTTTTACATGGTCTTCCTGATGAGATTGCCCTTCTTTGCTTAGCAAGGGTTCCTCGGCATTGTCATAATGCTCTCAGATGTGTCTCAAGGAGATGGAAAGCATTGTTATGCAGTGAAGAGTGGCACTCTTACCGCAAGCGGAACAATTTGGACGAGTCTTGGATATATGTGATATGTAGGGGTACTGGCTGCAAGTGCTATGTTCTTGCTCCTGATCCTGCAACTCGTACCTTGAAAGTCATCCGAGTCATGGAACCTCCATGCTCAGCGCGTGAAGGCATTTCCATAGAGGCCTTGGACAGGAGGTTATTTCTGTTGGGTGGTTGTAGCTGGCTAAAGGATGCTAATGATGAAGTGTATTGTTATGATGCTTCTTCAAATTCCTGGAGCAAAGCAGCTCCCATGCCTACTGCTAG GTGTTATTTTGTATCAGCAGCTCTGAAAGACAAGCTCTATGTTACTGGTGGATTAGGTTTGACGGACAAGTCACCTAATTCCTGGGACATTTATGACAAAGCCACAGAGTCCTGGTTTGCGCACAAGAATCCAATGCTCACCCCTGACATAGTAAAGTTTGTGGCCTTGGGTGGTGAGCTGGTGACCATCCACAAGGCTGCCTGGAACAAGATGTACTTTGCTGGGATATACAACCCTGTTGACCAGACCTGGAGGGGCACGGCGAATGAGATTGCCTTGTGCTGGTCTGGCCCGACCGTTGTTCTGGATGATGGAACCCTCTACATGCTTGACCAGTCCCTGGGCACGAAGCTGATGATGTGGCTGAATGAGACCAAGGAGTGGGTGATGCTAGGCAGGCTGTCAGACAAGCTCACACGCCCCCCTTGTGATCTTGTGGCCATCGGGAGGAAGATCTACGTGATTGGAAGGGGGCTGAGCACAGTGACGGTCGATGTTGACACAGCGGCCAGGGTTGATGGTTTCCTGGTGTCCACGTCAACTGGCCCGCTGATGGAGCATGACTTCCCACCGGAGAGATGTAGGGTGATCACCATCTGA